From the Penaeus monodon isolate SGIC_2016 chromosome 3, NSTDA_Pmon_1, whole genome shotgun sequence genome, the window atctcattatcactcttatcctttctctatcctttctctctctctctctctctctctctctctctctctctctctctctctctctctctctctctctctctctctctctctctccctccctttcacccctccctccttgcctctctcctctccccctcccccctgggacGCCCGTGAAGCTCAAAGTGCCTGCCGCACAAGTGAGCTCTTTTCCACACCCCCTTGACACTCCCATTTGATCCGTGCATCTCGCCCAAAGCCCGTCACGTCACGACTCCGAGGCCGAGGACGAAGCTGCGCCCTGTCTCCGAAATAAAGTCATCGCGGCGGAGGCTCTCGCACGGTCTGATTATCGGCGGAGAACTTACCTTGTTGGCGTTGTTTGATGTCGGCGTTGGAGTTTTTTGCGGTCGCGTTGGCTCTGGGCGGGTTGGGGCGACGGCGCTCGGTGTGACGAGGGAGGCTGACGACACGTAGGGCCCTCTCTCGCGCGTGGTTTGCCAGGAGCTTCTGCATGAATGAGTCCAAGGGCGGCCTGGAGTTCGGTCCGTCCGTAACCCGAGGAGGCAGAGGTGCGGTTTGAGGGCCCTgctggagggaagtggaggaggaagtgtgGGAGCGCGGGGGATGAGGAGGGCGCTCGCCGGCCTTATTATGGGGCCTCACGGGCTGGGGCGGCTGCGGCTGCATTGTAAGCGTGAAGTCTCCAGCTCCCGAATTCTGCCTGAATATAAGTTTCTCGTATAAATATCCTTGTATATCTATCCTGCCTTGTCTTCTTTTAACCAGCTGTTGCTTACCCACAAGAGACGTGCCTTCGCTTACATTAGCAATCTCTTGATGGATGTTTATTTTCTCCCAGCAGCTTGAGAATCGTGCTGAAGAGAATTTAAAGTAGAGGCTACAATTAGGTCACAAGCATTGTCTTATAGCATGGCGTTTTATTCGATACCGATGGGAAATGGATAAGAGGTGAGGATAGAGGCCAAAGGAGCCTGACATGCAAGTGACCGGGATGTGCATCACTCTGCGGAGTCTGCCAGCCGCGCGACGCTGCACTTCGGCCACTGCTCACTGCCAGATGTTCAGCTCGGGCGTCGCGGGAAATGTCATGGGTCGGGGGATGAGGGGCCGCTGGTATCATAACACCtccgtttgtttgtgtgcttcctTAGTTGCACCGTCTTTTCGTAGCAAAACACAGGGGAATCCAACGTGACCAATAGGATAGGAACAGACATGATTAAATGtatgattttatttactttttcatgcTGAATGTAGCAATGTGTTTTTAGGAGTTCGTGGGTTAGTTTTCCCCGACAGAGGAGTTGCTAGAAGGGGTGGTAAGCGTCTTTATGAGGGTGTTGATAAGGGAGGTACAAGTGTCAGAGTGCGATGCAGCGTTGCCCGTTGCACAAGTGTTCGGCCGCGAAATGACGAAGTGGCTAAAAGGAAGTGCTGACGGAGTAGCGGCGTGAACGAGGAAGTGCGCGAGGCGTGTGAGGAGAGGTGGGGACGTGAGGCGCTGGGGCCTTCGTATAGTGTGTGGGCGCGGAGGAGCTGCGATCTGACGGACGTTGATCGATTCATTGCATGACTCGGGACAGGTTGTAATTGCAGACGGAATGTAGGTCAGTGGAAGGTGTGTGTATGGGAGTCGCATCGCTGGGCGTCGCGGGCGGGCATGACCAAGGAGCAGAGGGGATAGCCCTACAACACGCGAGCCTTTGTTCCAACCCGGGGTACAAGGCCGAGCTCGCGAGGCGGTATAATACCAAGGTCGCCGCCCCAAGGAAATGGCCAGTATCCTAAAACAGGAAAGGAATACTCTTACGCAGCAGCTGAGCCATCCGtcatgaggaaaggaagaggaagggagagggatgggtgagctcgcaaaaaaaaaacagtctgagCTGAACCCAGTAAGATTTTTAAGAGTAAGCCACATCGCCTATCTTTTTCCGAGGCTGAAATGAATGAAACCTTGTACTTACTGATGTGTGTTGCATGCTGAATGGCGTAGCGCGCCTTACTGAGGGCGCTGGCGGCGAAAGCACCGCGAGAGCCAGTCTCCAAGGTGGCACAGGACTCTCCAGTCccaagaaaagaggaaacagaggcGTACAGGTGTGTGTGGGCGACGTGCCAGCCCAGTTGgttgatgtgagtgtgtgttcgtaCGTGCGCGGGGCGGACGGGCGTGAAGTGGTGGCGCGTGTGCGAGTGTACGTGGAGACATATAAGGGGCGCGGGCACGCCTGCTCGTCAGTTCAGACCGCGACACCGCACTGGCAACGTCAGCACCACGCTCCCGCACCTCCACAGCCAGGACAAGTGTACAAATCTACGGTGTTTGAACACCATTCGGATCGCCCTTGTTGACTCGGTGCATCTTCGATATAGTAGAAAGTGAAGCAAGCTTTAAGGTGCGCTACAGTGCCTTAGTGAGAGTGTCGTGCctttgtgtctgtgcctgtgtgccAGTAGTGCCCAAACTCGCTCCCGCCACTCGGTGAGGAGCCTCAGCCGCAACACTGCTTGACTTGTGCCCTACAACCGCCAGCACGGCGCCCATCACCATGCAAATGGATGCTTTGCACTGCGGATACCCGCATGTATCAGCGGGTATGGGAGGCGGCGTGCCCATAACTCCGCCAGCAACCCCCACTCAAGATATATCCCGGACGCCCACGTTCTCCAGCTGTGTCGACTCTGGCTTCGCGCAGCACGAGTACGCCCAGCACGAGTTCGCGGACCAAAAGTACAGCCACCCAGAGTTCACAAATAATAACACagaatatacaaataacaacacagACTATCCCAGTAGCACCTACACGCCCACGCACTCCTTATCGCCGCCGGAGTCGCCGATGATCACGCCCAAGACTACGCCAACTCAcacccccgcccacacgcccctATCGTCCACGCCTAGCAAAGGCAGCTCCAAGTCCAGAACCAGAAAAAATAGCTTCGTTTATGACGTCAGATTAACTGACGAGCAGTTCCTGTTCTTCGTACCTGACTTTGTAAGTTTTCCTCtggcttgtatgtgtgtatctgtgtgcgcgtgcgtgtgtatatgtgtgcgcgtctCAGTGACGTAGGcaaagtgaggggggaggggaagccttCATTGCACTCGCCAACCCGCCCTATGCGAGCAGAGGGCTTGGGCCACACAAAGCAGGGCTTCTCGATGGCCGGAGTCGCGGGTGGGGAAAATTCGCAGGGCTGCCACGATTTTGGGGAGTCAGGTGTGGGGTCGAGGCGGGTTTAAGGAGCAGAAGTAGTCCATAAGATTTgttgaataagttttttttttcagtgcgcCGGTGGTGCTCGCTATGATATTTGGTTTTGCTGGGGTTTCAATAATTCATTGTTGTTTTGAAGAATTAAACGTATTTGACTTGGGATGAAGAAGTAAATTACTTGTCCCTTTTGCCACTAGCTGCCTCTGTTTATCATCTTTGTTGTGGAGGGGAGAAACCTTACGTTTTTCAGTGTTTGGTTGGGCGGCGGCCAGTTGGCCAGGGCTAAGGAATGTGGCAGTAATATCTCACGGCAAATAGAAGATGATATGAAACCGAGGGACTTCTTCTAGGAAAGCGTTAGTTCTCCAAGTATGTAGTCTCTTTAGGTTGTTTAGAAGACCCTTTGTCGATGATGCA encodes:
- the LOC119597805 gene encoding TSC22 domain family protein 1-like isoform X1, which encodes MQMDALHCGYPHVSAGMGGGVPITPPATPTQDISRTPTFSSCVDSGFAQHEYAQHEFADQKYSHPEFTNNNTEYTNNNTDYPSSTYTPTHSLSPPESPMITPKTTPTHTPAHTPLSSTPSKGSSKSRTRKNSFVYDVRLTDEQFLFFVPDFDLVKSHLMFAVREEVEVLKEKITELMERINQLEYENTVLRQYATQEALQQIQQPHHNSNT